In the genome of Cupriavidus taiwanensis, the window AGAAAGAAAAAGCGCTTCCAGAGGGAAGCGCTTGGGGACTTGCTGATCGCCGACGCATGCGCGCCAGCGTCACGGCGAGTTGGCCTAGTCGTTGCGGTCAAGATGCTCGCGCATGCGCTCGCGATCCGCGTTGCGCAATACCCAGAGCCCAAAGCCGGCGATGCACAGAGTGAGGCCGAGAACAAATGGACCAAACATCACTTATCTCCTTTTGCGAGAACAGCGCCTATGGCAAATAGTACCGCAGCGCCGGCCAGCAAGCATGCTGCGTTGATAGCGGTCGCTACCGTCCAGGCTTGAATTCCGGCCGCATAACCCACGAAGCCGACAGCGCAGGCTGCCGAAAGCGTGTGGTAGTAGCGGCCATAGGCCTGCATCTGGTCTTTGCTCGGTTTGCGAAACGCGTCAATCAGCCGGGTCAGCCAGGCGTCGCTCGTGGCGTGCCTGACATCCAGCTTATAGCGCGCATCTTCGAGTAGAAGCAGCGGGATTGCATATCCCCCCTGATGAGCGACGATGGCATAGCCTTCACCCGCTTCCAGCGCTGCGCGCACGCGCAGCAGCATGCGCTTGGGTAATTCAACAACATCGTTGGCGTGCAACGATGCAAAGCCCGTCGTTTCCTCGCCTGACGTTGCTGTGAACGTGACTTTGATGAGCCTCATGCCGTGGCCCTCAACCGCGCCGCCCGGCCACCACGCGAAGCGTGGAAACCAGTTCGGCATAGCCACGTTGCGTAGCCAGCGACTCCACGCTGACTGTATTGTCGCGGCCACCGGCCATGTCATTGCGACCGCGGCACGTCCGATAGGACATGCGAATGCCCTCGGCGCCAGGCGGATGCTGAATTTCTACCAGCAACGAGTCGGTCTGCAACGCAAACACGTTGACGTCGCGCCGGCGCTGGCGATGCTCGCGGATCGTGTAATCGCGCGGGCGCAAAGCCATGTCGCCAGCAAATCGACGCAGCACGCGGCATGCGTCACGGCGCAGGTCCTGGCATGCCGCCGGATTGTCTGGAAAAGGTGCGAAGAAGGACTTGGGAAGTTTCATGGATATCCTCTGAATAGCTGGGGACATCCCTTCCCTGCCGGGACGAGTGTCCCGCAAGGGTTGGCCCGGCGATGCCGGACATTGGGTCGATGCGTCTATGACGCGGGTAAAAGCGGCTTGCCGAACCCCGAAGGGTTGGGCAAGCCCTCTCGGGCTTGCGAATGGGATGAGCTGGACTCAGGCGACATCGAACATCTTGCTGATCGCACGAACGCTGTCCCAAGCTTGACGCTCGGTCAACGACTTGCCGACCAACAGCTTCTGCGCGGTGGTGGACACGCCCGCTGCATCACCCTGAAGGCCGATGCGATCGACGTGGATGGCCCAGCCTTCGGACCAGCCGCGATGCACGGAGATGGCGATGCGTTCACGAGCGCCAAACTGGGGCCACTGGCGTGACGACTTCGGGCCGTACAGCGCCTCGTTGTCGTCATCCATAAAGTTGCTCGCGTTGAGCCATTCCGGATCGAGTCCGGCGCTGCGCAACTGACGACGGATGTCGTCGGCGACTTCAAAAATGTATCTCCCCTTCGTTTCGATGGGGGCGATGGAGATGGGGGTTGCTTCTGCGACGTCGAACATGTGAATTGCTCCTGTTCGCGACAGAGCCCCCACGCGGGAGGCCCGCGCGGGGGAAAGAGAAGGGATGGGGCTCCGACTGGAGCCAGGTCAGCGAGTGAGGCGGGAACCGCCAGCACCCGAGACGAGGTACAGCCGCTCGCCAGTGACGAACTGCTGATCCGCGTCTTGCGTGACAACAATCTGGCGGCCGCTGTCCGTACGGACAATGACCTCCACGCCGCTGCGACGGCTCAGGTGATTGGCGGCCGTCTGAGCGATGACCGCAGAAACGGTGCCCGAGAGCGCGCCGGCTAGGTAACGGCCATTGCCGTTGCCGATGACGCGCGCACCCAGTACCGCGCCAACAACAGCACCCAGAACACCCGGCACGCCGGTGTTCGCAGACATCAAGCCGTCGGTATCAGCAATCGTTACTGGGCGGACCCGGACGA includes:
- a CDS encoding glycine zipper 2TM domain-containing protein, producing the protein MIKRFFLLFLCCAVFAGCAAQPTSPNTYRGSEALRPGTAEAVTVVRVRPVTIADTDGLMSANTGVPGVLGAVVGAVLGARVIGNGNGRYLAGALSGTVSAVIAQTAANHLSRRSGVEVIVRTDSGRQIVVTQDADQQFVTGERLYLVSGAGGSRLTR